Within Natator depressus isolate rNatDep1 chromosome 6, rNatDep2.hap1, whole genome shotgun sequence, the genomic segment aatctagctagatatgcgttagattctcttttctttaaatgtctgagaaaataagctgtgctgaatggaatggatattcctgtttttgtgtgtattgtaagttaaggttttgcctaaagggattctctatgttttgaatctaattaccctgtaaggtatttaccatcctgattttacaggggtgattgttttactttttcttccattaaaattcttcttttaagaacatgattgctttttcatgttcttaagatccaaaggtttgggtccgtgttcacctatgcaaattggtgaggatttttatcaagtgttccccaggaaagggggtgcagggtttggggaggattttgcaggaaaagacatttccaagcgggctctttcctgttatatatttgttcatagattcatagatactaaggtcagaagggaccattatgatcatctagtctaactcctgcacaacgcaggccacagaatctcacccacccactcctgcaagaaacctctcacctatgtctgagctattgaagtcctcgaATCGTGGttgaaagacttcaaggagcagagaatcctccagcaactgacccgtgccccatgctacagaggaaggcgaaaaagctccagggcctcttccaatctgccctggaggaaaattccttcccgaccccaaatatggcgatcagctaaaccctgagcatatgggcaagattcaccagccagatactacagacaattctttcctgggtaactcagctcccaccccatctaacatcccatcacaggccattaggcctattgaCCATGAATATTTCaagatcagttaattaccaaaatcatgttaccccatcataccatctcctccataaacttagcgAGTTTAATCTTacagccagatagatcttttgcccccactgcttcccttggaaggctattccaaaacttcactcctctgatggttagaaaccttggtctaatttcaagtctaaacttcccaatgaccagtttatatccatttgttcttgtgtccacattggtactgagcttcaaaaattcctctccctctccggtatttatccctctgatagatttatagagagcaatcagatgtcccctcagccttcttttgcttaggctaaacaagccaagctccttgagtttcctttcataagacaagctTTCCATTCCTCggctcatcctagtagcccttctctgtacctgttccagtttgaattcatccttcttaaacgtgggagaccagaactgcacacagtattccaggtgaggtctcaccagggccttgtagaatggtactaaaacctccttatctctactggaaatacctcgcctgatgcatcccaagacggcattagcttttttcatggccatatcacattggtggctcatagtcatcctatgatcaaccaataatccaaggtccttctcctcctccgttacttctaagtgacgcatccccagcttataactaaaattcttcttcttcatcCCTAAATGTGTGACCTTACTCTTCTCActattttcatgcaggtccccacatctgtaccctagagttcagagtggggaaggaaccttgagagggagtctatctgggagtcaggactcctgggttctatccccagctccaggaggggcCTGGGAGCCCAGAGATTCTCCCACCACCATTCACTCACCTGCTGGGGGTGACTGTCCCAGGGCTGGAAGGGCTGATGAGAAAGGCTGAGGCTTGGATGGAGGTGCAGCTCTGACTGGTGCGACAGTGGGCGTggcagggagctctggggtcTCCCCCTACTCCTTCATCACTGACATCAAAGGCGCTCTCTCCCTGCCGCAGTGCCGtgcagctgcagagaagggcAGGGGGAAGCCTGTGGTCAGAACCGCTCTTCCTGCCGCTAGAAACTCAGAGTGCGGCTCTAGCGCTGCCCGACGCGACAGCTTGAGTCTGAGGGGCTACATGTGTGAAGCAGGGGGGCCATCACTCTAGGGGAGGGGGCTACGGGAATCCTGTCCCCATTCTGCCACATCTCCCAGGCCCCCTCTTCTCCTGGCCTCTGCCCCATGATTCCACCCGActgcttcccagcaggagctTTCTGCTCTGGGGTGGGCTACGTCTCAGCTCCATACTGGTCTGCACTGCGTGGCTCCCAGTTTCCCAACCTGGGCTCCATGACCTTAATGTTCAGCCCCTTGGAGCAGAGGTCGCCTACAGGTGAGAACATGCTGCCCTGggatctcctgcctcccagccccatctTGACCTGGCCTTTGTGGCTCCTCGTTTCTCCATCTGGCTCTGGGATGAATTTTTGCACACACATCCCCGACCCCACGACTCGTCCCTGGTTCTATGAGGAGAGCAACACTGAGACATGCCCATGTTGGCCCCTATGTCTCTTGGGCGTCACCATGTccttatccccctccccccatctcagcTCCACCATTGGCCATGGGGCTCCCACTTCTGCCCATCCCTCTGTCCCTGGCAGCTTAGAGTATTGCCCAGGGTACTCTAGCAACCAGCTGATTCATGCTCTGCCCATACCCAGGGCACTGGGGTACGGGGAAGGGCTCGGGCCCAGGGggcagtgggttggaggtggGCCCTGCCAGCTAGGGCCTTGTACTCTGCAGCCATTGGGTGTGGGTTGGGGCAGAAGCAGGCTATGGAAATATCCTCTCCTGTTCACAATGAATCACAACCACAACCCCATTGGCTCTCGGAGCTGCCACACCTCTCTACCTCTGCACCAGGATCCCAGCCTTCATTCCAGGGGCAGATCAGGAGCTCGCAGCCTCCCCCCGTCCCCAACACCTTCCATGCACTGTCAGAACTGACCTGCAAGATTGATTTAGGTGATCAACCGGCTTAGGGCTTCACGAGTCCAGGCTGCCACTTGCTGGAGGGAATCGGAGCTGCACCATTAGAAGAGGACTATTATTCTAATTCCCCAGCctccggagccagccatgccgcggGGCCAGATCAGAACCAGTGCCCCCTACAGGGGAAACGCTCAGTGTCCCATTCTCCAGCCTCCTGAGCCAGCAAATCTCCCTGCCCTAGAGCCAGATGAGAGCTGAATCCCCTTAGAGGGAAAATTCCTCATATCCCCTCCTCAATCTCTTGGTAATAGCAGTGTCTTGCAAATATCAGCTGGGGTATATTAATGCCCACTAATAACACGGACCATCTCCCTGTAtctctttcccacccaccccactctgtGCTGGACAGAAGCCAATCCCTTTGGTTGGCGTTAGCCACATTACATTGGATTCCCAATTGCAGCAAATTCATCCAGCTATTTAGCTCCCGTGTCTTGCCATGCCTTGCAACTGCCCAGCCTAGAGCTCCCCGTCGTGTTCCCAAGTGTGTATTGCAGCCACTCATTTCTACTCTACATCTCGGTCCAGCCCACTGAGGTTAGAAGAATCACAAGTCTTCCTGCTTAGAAATTTGCTTGCACAAATGTTTATTGAAGCAAGGAGATACATTTACAAAGATCCAGAGAGCCTGGAATCCTACCAGAAGCAAATCATTTTGTGGTGGAGATGCAAAGCTGCCCGGCATTTTAACAGGCTGGAGAGATTGAACTTACAGTCAGTAGGATTCAGAGTTAACAACCCTCATTACCAGTTAACAGCACCATGGATCTAGGCTCTCACAGATGCAGATAGGGGTGAGCCAGGAAGATGCTTTAATCCCAGAAGTAGGGGGAATTTTCCCTTTCCAGGGTGACCCCAATGCTGTGCcatctccctgagcctgctgataGCCTGAACCGATAGGCCTGTGGCATGTCCTTGTGGGTGTTCACTCTGAATCCTACCAATGGCAAGTGATGTCGCATCATCTCTGCTGATCATCTGAGCATGGAACATCCAGCTAGATGGTAGGTGGGACCTGCACATTCAGGATGAGATAGTTAACCCCAAAGGTACTGGATAATTGTGGAAAGCCACAGAAATGACAGCTAGGGAACAGCCCTCTAATGAATCCTCCCTCCAGGAGCCCGTCCCATCCACTGGTGTTTAGAACTTTGCCCATCGCTGGAGTCTCTTCGGGTTTCTGCAGAGGGTTAATCCCTGATGCCACAATAGGACGGGACTGAGCTTTGCTCCTGATGATCTCTTTTCAGCTGGATACACTAGACAGGCAATGACAGTGGGTGGATGGATACGTGGGGTGCTGGATTAGTTGCACTACCTGCAATATTGGTTGACTGGATGAACTTGACATTCATGGGTTGGTTGGTTGCACTGGCTACACATGTTGGTTGGACGGAGATAAGATATTAGTTGCGTGGCTACACCGGATGCACTAGGTACATACACTGGTTGGTTGCCTGGATGGATACATTAGGTGCATTGGATACACTGCTTGGCAGGATACGCTAAATAcatttgttggttggttggtcgGTTACAGTGGACATCCGAAACACATTCATTTGTTCGTTGGCCGGCGGGCTGGCTTTTTACATTGGATGCTCTAGATAAATTCAATGGCTGTTTGGATGCATTGGATACATTCATTGGTTGGTTTGTTGCATATGTTGGATGCATGAGATATATGCACTGGTTGGTTGGAGGGATGGATATGGTGGATGCACGTCACACATTCTTTGAGAGGTTGGTTGGATAAATTGGATAAACTACATCCAATTGGTGGTTTACTGGTTGAATACCTTGGATAAAGTAAGTGCAACAATTGGTTGGTCGGTTGGCTGGCAGTTGGCTGGATGCGGGGGGCAGATAGGTTGGATGCGGTAGGTGAACGCCTTGGTTTGTTGGTGAGATGGGCACATTGGATGGCTGGAATCATTGGACAGGCTGGTGTGAGGGATCTGGAATGGGCGGTTCATGCTGGGATATTTTCCCAGAGGGAGTTGTGAGGACATCGGGCCACAGGAGCAGACCGTCTCTTCTGGGTATAGGAAAGACCACTACCTGAGCAGGAGTAACAGCATGAAGCTCAGTAGCGTTAGCAGAGCGGGAGCTAGCAAATGCTCTGGGGGATAAGGAGTGCTATTGACCAGAAggcctccacctccttccccttggCTGTGCTCTGCTAGGGTGGCTGGGAGACATAGTCGAAGCAGCTCCGGCCCCCGAGGTGGGGCCCACAGCGCAGGCTGTACTGGAACCAGATGCGGCCATGGTTCAGGTAGCAATCCTTCTGGTGGGGCCCCCCAGCCTCCAGCGGGATGTCGCAGCTTCCCAGCAGGTCATCGTCCCACTTGAAGTCCTCGTCCCAGACCTCTATGCGGATCTTGCTGGTGCTGGTGATGCGGACGGTACCGAACTCCAAGGGGACGTTCCAGATGGGATTGTTGTTGTTCCAGATGGTGCGGGTCTGGATCTCCCTTCTCTCAAAGAAGACCTTGACGAAGGCATCCGTAGCAGTAATGTAATCCCCCCACAGGCCGCTGGCCCGCTTCACTGTCACCGTGAGCTTCCCCAGGCCGCGCTCCCGCGAGCAGCACATGGTGTTGGTCATGGTATCCccggggcagaggcaggagcaggggtcATGGGCGCTGCGTTGAGTCCCCGAGGGGCAGCTTCGGGTGCAATTGCTCCACAGGGCCCTCTCACGGATGTACTCACTCACCGCCCACCTCAGTGCCTCCCGCTTGGGGTCATCCTGCTCCAGCAGGATGTGCATGGGGTGCAGCGAATAGGACACCAGACCGGGGCTGGCTTTGAGGCTCTCTATCCAGGTGGAGAAGACCTTGGCATCACTCCCGAAGAGCACATCAGTCgtgctctctcctccctccacctccacgtggCGCTCCCGATACGTCTCGTGGAAGCTCCCCTGgatcttccccttcttcttctcctcctcgcaCTTGCTGTGCCCACCCTTGACTGAGCCCATTCCGATACTCTTGGCTGCCTCCATGCTCAAGCAGTCCTTGATCTCGTCGACAGTCAAGCTGCTCATTGACGCTTCGCAGACCCGCACGGCTGTCACGTCCCGTGCCCggccccccagctgcagctgggagaggtaGTGGGTGCCGTAGTTGCTGATTAGCTGCTGGTACTCCAGCTTGGATTTGCTGTCGTACTGCTCCGGGAGGTTCTCCAACGCCAGAGTGAAATGGCTGGTGAGCGGTGGCGTCTCGCTGACCCGGAACCTGGTCAGGGAGACAAGGGGAGGAGTGTGCTCAGCCCAATGAGTCAGCTGAGATCATTAGCTGTGTAGCCTAAGGCCCCAGCCAACCCAGAAGAAAGGGTCTAAGCAGGTGGTTCCTATTCAATGCAACCACCCAGTCTGTTGAACTTCACAACCTTGCTGGGGATACCGCCAGCTCCTTGATAGTTCTGGCCACAGCAGGTGGCCGGGGTGTCCTGACATACAGGACAGGAAAAtcccccacagctggcccgtCCCAGATGTgagctggtgccccctagaggggaaaggcctctcttccctcttccccgCTCCCTTGAAACAAGCTAGTCTCctgtcctggggctggatgggaaccAGGGCccactagaggggaaaggccccatgtcccattccctgttTCCCTAAAACAAGCTAGtctcctgccctggggctggatgggaaccAGGGCccactagaggggaaaggccctgtgtcaCCTTGTGGTGTTGCTGTGATCCCAACTCCAGATGAGCCCTCCTGACTGAGGCTGGCTCTCACCTGTAATAGCCGCAGGAGAcctcatggctcatgaagctgtatttGTCCTTCTGCGTGTGGTCTAGCAGGAAACTGGCCAGTTTGGAATGCGATCCGGCCAGCGCCACCTGGACATTAACCTTGGGCTTCACCGGCACGTCCAGCCCCACCttccagtcattctgcaccggggACGCCGCGGACTCCATCATGCCCATCGCCGACTGCGGCACCGAGCTGCTCAGGCTGTGTTGGCATGAGACGTGGACCCTCCAGTCCACCACAGCCAGCGGCAGCCTCTGCCACTGCCCTCCCTGCAGTTGGTTCCGGCACAGGGTGCAGGTGCCGTCTGGATTCTGCCAGTCACTGCTGTCCACCAGACCGGCCCCCTTCCTGGCCATCGTGGTCACATCGATGCCCATTCCTACCAAGCTGTGCCCGGGAATGAAGGCCGTGTGCTTCTTGCATTCATTGAGCGTCCCTGTCTGACAATGGGAGGAGGCCCCAGGGAAGATGAAGAGGAAGAGGGGGATGAAGGCACCAAATCTGggcatggctgatgtgatgggATCCCCCACCAAGGAGAGGCAATCAGCCTCTGAACAGCCTAGAGGAACAGACACACAGAGGTCCAGAATTAGTGACAATCCAGTGGCAGGCAGTTCCATTGGTTAACTCTGTTGTAGCAACAGAGACATCCACTTACCATCCATGACATCTACCATGTTCTATAGCACACCCATGAAAACTGTGGGCTCTAGAAACTCTGGTGTCAATACATAAATGACCTGATGCCTCATTTGCATGTTTGACTATAGATTACCTAATTTGCATCAATTCCCTCCCATCCCTATTTCCCAGATGTTGCAATACCAACACTAACTATGAGGAGGAGGTAGAGTTTCACGTACCCACTCGACAGCTTGCTATATAATCATGGGTCATTGCAGTTCTTCAATGGGGCCATTAAAGGACGGTGCAATGTGGACAGATTCTGTTGGTTATAATTAGTGAGCCGAGGTAGTGGCTGGGTCTGGACACTTGTGGGCAGTGCAAAGTCACACACAACCCGTGGCTACGAGTGGTGGCTTTTATAGCCAGCAAGAGCAGCGGGACCTTGGGCCACGCTCGGCGTGACTGGCGTTGCTGTGGAAACTGCTGGGGCCCCCTTGTGGCCACGCCCAGTGGTGGATTTGGTTATGTTGAACCACTGATGGGGGGTCATTTTATGGGGTTTCTCTCTGGCGCTGCCACCTTTACACTGTGGCTGTTGGTCAAAGAGAGCAGGAAATTCTGGTGCCCCAGAGGAGACtctgggcccatctagcccagtatcctgccccctcccttttgccctggatcaggcccattggcCCATCAAGCCCGCTATCCTTCCCCCTCCTTGCCACCCGAGAacagacccatgggcccatctactCTGGTATCCTGTCCCCTTCCTTCTGCCCCAGATGCTTTGAGCACCTCACACTTCTCTTTGCGTCCCTCCCCTTCCTAACCACAAGGGATGCTGTGTTAAAGGTCAATTTGAATTGTTTTCAGCTTGGGTTGGAACTGTACAGCaatgctggctgtggggcaggaaagggtaACAGCTCTGCATCCTGTCAGGGTAGCGGGCTcggactgggaggggacagtaaATGGTTGAACTCAccccagcagaaccaggcaggaaaAACCCATTTGAATATGGACTGCTTGGTTCTGGCCAGCCCCCTGCAATCCGCGCCTTGGGGTTCCCTCCCCTCCACAACTCTTTTGGTGCTCCTCAATCCAGATCTGCTGCCCCCCACTGCTTCGTTGCCAATAGAAAATCAAACAGCCTGAAATTGCAAGATGCCCCTGATATGAAGCGTATCAACTAGGTAAATTAATGATCAAAAGCTGAGTGGCAACATGGGCTAGTGGCTGGGGCACTGGATTgagcgtcaggactcctgggttctattttcgcTCTGGTGGGCGAGTGGGGTGAAGTGGGTTAGACCAGAAGAGACTAGGAACCACGATCTTGGTTGAGGTCTTTACAGAACCCGGTGTGACAGGGTTCCCAATCTCAAtgctggggggggtctgtgcagagcCCAGCATTAGCCGGAGGGGTCATCTCAGTTGGgatgggtctgtgcagcacccagagtGATGGGGTCCTCAATCTCGGCCGGGGTTTGTGCAGCACCGGGCGCGAAGGGGTCCCTGGTCTTGGTCAAGGTTTGTGCAGTGCCCAATGCGATGGGGTttctgatctcggccggggtctgtgcaggaCCCGTCAAGATGGGGTTCCTGATCtgggtcggggtctgtgcaggaCCCGTCGCGATGGGGttcctgatctcggctggggtctgtgCAGGACCCGTCGCGATGGGGttcctgatctcggccggggtctatGCAATGCCCAGCGGGAAGGGGTctctgatctcggtcagggtctatGCAGGTCCTGGCACAATGGAGTTCCCGATCTCAGCCATGATCTGTGCAGATCCACCCATCGCTCACCTGTCTCAGGAGCCAAGCTGAGGTATATTTAGGATCCGGGGCCCGTCGGCAGCCAGGACTGGGATGTGTCTCTGCTGGGAGAGACGCGCTTTGAAGGTGGATGAAGGCAGCACACAAGGTCTCCTGTGTTCTCAGTGTCTCAGACGTCATCACACTCCCCCCAACGCTGAGTTCCTGCCCCCCttcacacccccagccacagccagctGGGAAGGAAGCTGTGGCCACCAATTTTTCCACCCCTGTGGTGGATGAAACGCCCCTCCCGTGACTCTCGTCCCAGGGTATGAGGAGCTAGAGAGGCTGCAAAGGAAACCACAGTGAGCCAAAGCCTGCACTGAGTCACTGGGGCCATTGCGTACCCGAGGAGAACGCCCCCTGCTAAGCCCCCTgaccagcagcacagcgccccctaaggctacactggggcattggggccagcactgcctgccaggggagagcgcccccgaACGCCacgctggggcattggggccagcactgcctgccaggggagagcgccccctgatgagccccccaccctgcagcattgcgccccctagtgccgcacTGGGGCCAGCACCTAGCGCCTCAGGGACCCCACTGTAAATACAGAGCCACCCCACTGTTGCCAATGGAATCAGGCCAGGATTCTGATCCCTGGGTAAATCTGGAGCAAGCCCAATGCCCTGGCcctgtggggcaggctggggtggaggtggggaaattgGGCATTGAGAGAGGGATGACGACCCTGGGCTGCTGTAGAATAGGTTACAGGTTTCCTTCTGTCACTCTGTTCTCCTGAGTTTTGTTCTATCCACACTTTCATTTCCTGGGACTTCAACCCCAGGGACCCACAGCCCGCACAGGAGACCCTGGACTCCCCCCATCAGGGGATTCTGCTCACTCCTTCACCCCACTGCTGGGAGGATCCCtgtccccctgtcccccccaatATCTTTCCAGGGGTCACGCCCAATCCTTGCACCCCTCATTATTCTGCCGGGGTCACCCCCACTTTCTGCATCCCCATATATTCTACCAGGGGTCTCCCTCACTCCATCCCAGCATGCCCCCCATCCGCTTTTGACTCCTTCTCCCCCATGGAGAtacaagctgggggtgggggggtgacacTCTCTACCTCAATCATGCAACTGAGCTGGGTGTCTCCCTGCCTGTTGTTGGCAGAGTGACctcagcgcctggaggggttggctgcttgtcactggcaaagcATTGTAAGTGACAGCCCACGTTggagagttggggaggggggaagggtctgGACGCAGGGTCCCACCCTGCCTGGGAGCACAGAGCCGtactcccagggctggggaggggccccaGGGATGAGACAGCCACACCCTTCAAGGGACGGCGAGGGGATTGGAAGTGCAGAGATAggtcccaggagggaaggagcctCTGGCAAGAGCCCCAGAAAGGGCGAGGAGCACCAGGGCATGAGAATGGTGATCCCACGAGGGTATCACACAGCCACACTTCTTCAGTAAGGGGATGCGGCATGGGACCCTACAGCCATATCTCATATGGTTCAGGAAGGGGAGCTTCTTAGGTAggcagctggtgggggtggggggtgagggtgggtcTGCCCATTTCAGGGAAAGGCCCACCCCAGGTCCAGCCTCcagcacaggactcctgggttccggcccctgctttgagagtgGACTGGGGTCTAGTAGGCTAGagtaagggggctgggagccaggactcctgggttctatccagtctctgggaggggaggaatcACACAAGCCCCCAGGCGACAAAAAGAGGTGTTGCTTTCATATTCCTTACACAGCATCAGCGCGAGGCTGGTTTACAAAGAAGCTTTGGGCGGGGGTTACCATGAGCTTCCCTTAACTGTTAAGTTTGAAACCCTCAGCCGGacaatcccttccagccctgctgcacccccacaCCACTGCACTGCAGGGAATCAATGaattggtttgagcattggcctgctatcatctcatccaaccccctgctcaaagcaggaccatacCCAGTGTTTGTCCCAGAtcccgaaatggccccctcaaggattgaactcacaaccctgggtttagcaggccaatgctcaaaccactgagctatccctgccccgtGTGGAGGGGTGAAGAGCAGGTCCAGATGGTAagtgggggtgctggaggtgggAGCAGATGGGCCGGGGgagggccccacaccactccccctgctccccacaacaACTGTCGCTACCACCACCCAGGAGCAAAGAGGAAAGTCACTCAGTTCAGCAATGAAGCCCCTCCACGGTGTCCAGCACCCGTCTGTGCGCTCCCCCAACAGGGTCCTCCTCCTGAATGGTAACAGCAGCCGGCTGAAGGGAGCAGCAGCAAGCAGCCCGCAGCCAGCCAGGAGAGACCCCAGAGATGGAGGTCGGGTCAGCCGCTGGCCCCTGGAGGGCAGGCCGGCAGGGCCACCccgagcagcaacagcagccggAGCCGGGGAGACCTCCAGCCAGCGGAACAGCCAGAGGGAACTCGCCCGCCGCTAGCGTGAGGCCTTCTTGACATCCCGGGAGGCGGGCAGGCTCTTGCCCTTTTCCTTCCCCTGGCCCTTTTTACCAGCCGAGGAGGCTCCCCGGAAACTGAAGAGGGCTGTGGCCATGGCAGCTGCAGAGTCCGGACCCATGTCCAGCGGTGCCCGATGAGGGGCGGAAGCAGAGGGgccggtggtggtggtgaagagaTTAGGCACAGGGAGAGATGGGGGATTTGGCAGGGGTGGGACCACAGGGTCAAGGTGAGGGGCCCCACCCACAGTTTCCCCCAGTATTTTGGAACGAGGCAGGAGACAGAAGGGATGGttaggggagaggggaaaggtgAATCACTTGTCCCAGCTAGGAtgcgggcaggggaggggaaggatacCAAGAGGGTGGGGCGTGGGAAGATCTCTCgaggcaggggggcggggagtgaTCAGCAGCATGGGATAGGGATACTGGCTCCTCCGGCtgcactggggagagagagactacaATATCAATGGGGGGATAGTGAACAGTGTGTGGGGGT encodes:
- the LOC141989827 gene encoding perforin-1-like; translation: MPRFGAFIPLFLFIFPGASSHCQTGTLNECKKHTAFIPGHSLVGMGIDVTTMARKGAGLVDSSDWQNPDGTCTLCRNQLQGGQWQRLPLAVVDWRVHVSCQHSLSSSVPQSAMGMMESAASPVQNDWKVGLDVPVKPKVNVQVALAGSHSKLASFLLDHTQKDKYSFMSHEVSCGYYRFRVSETPPLTSHFTLALENLPEQYDSKSKLEYQQLISNYGTHYLSQLQLGGRARDVTAVRVCEASMSSLTVDEIKDCLSMEAAKSIGMGSVKGGHSKCEEEKKKGKIQGSFHETYRERHVEVEGGESTTDVLFGSDAKVFSTWIESLKASPGLVSYSLHPMHILLEQDDPKREALRWAVSEYIRERALWSNCTRSCPSGTQRSAHDPCSCLCPGDTMTNTMCCSRERGLGKLTVTVKRASGLWGDYITATDAFVKVFFERREIQTRTIWNNNNPIWNVPLEFGTVRITSTSKIRIEVWDEDFKWDDDLLGSCDIPLEAGGPHQKDCYLNHGRIWFQYSLRCGPHLGGRSCFDYVSQPP